A part of Miscanthus floridulus cultivar M001 chromosome 6, ASM1932011v1, whole genome shotgun sequence genomic DNA contains:
- the LOC136461777 gene encoding uncharacterized protein: MAFPFPSLSLAGLLARRALLLYAAAWTAVATTAVAVAAFAPELAFVWAVGPGAPLSRACPGTTTGNGDGFTVGLPVDGPPWDAVCVPASMFGRAKPDVIVPLVFAVVVVTGAVWFTTAVGVWEDEHDDEPSSPAVFLEQV; the protein is encoded by the coding sequence ATGGCGttccccttcccctccctctccctcgcgGGCCTCCTCGCGCGCCGCGCGCTGTTGCTCTACGCGGCCGCGTGGACGGCAGTGGCCACCacggccgtggccgtggcggcaTTCGCGCCGGAGCTCGCCTTCGTCTGGGCCGTCGGGCCCGGGGCGCCGCTCTCCCGGGCGTGCCCGGGCACCACCACCGGCAATGGCGACGGGTTCACCGTCGGCCTGCCGGTCGACGGCCCGCCGTGGGACGCCGTCTGCGTGCCCGCCAGCATGTTCGGACGGGCAAAGCCCGATGTCATCGTGCCCCTCGTGTTCGCCGTCGTCGTGGTAACCGGCGCCGTCTGGTTCACCACGGCCGTTGGGGTGTGGGAGGATGAACATGACGACGAGCCATCTTCGCCGGCTGTGTTTCTAGAACAAGTATAG